The nucleotide window CTTTTGGATTATGTGAGGCGTTGCCCGATGCTTAGCGCAAAGCCTCCATAAAACCGGGCGAAACCAACGGGTTATGAATTACTTATCCACTTATCAACAGCGAAAACCGGGCATTTTGTGGATAACTCAGTTTACGCCGGCCATTGCACTTCCAGGTCGTCGTTGATAAACACCCCGAAGTTGATGAATTGGAGCTCGTCCTCATCAAAGTAAAGGTCAATCATTTCCTTTTCGTAGGAAAGGCGAACTTCACCGGTTTCCATGGTTTCTTTCTCGCTGGCCGTGTGGCCGTGCTGGCTCATCAGGTCTTCAATCTGCTCCACGCTGCGGCCATGAATGGACTCGCCGTAGAGGCGCATACCAGGGTGGTCGGTTTCGATACAGCTCAGGCGGTAGTCGTCTTCGCGGTCGAAGTACAGGGAGTAGCCCTCATCAAGGTAGTTCCAGGCCTGGTGCTCAAACTCGTCCTCATCTTCCGACTCTTCGATTTCCTCGGGCTCCCCCATCAGGGTGCGCACCTGGTCCTGGCTGGCGCCGAACTTGAGTGGGCCCATGCCCTGGCCCAGGACGATTTCGTTTTCTTCGATGCTATTCGGAGTGCTCATTTGCGAAGTGGAATTAGGGTTGGTGCCCGCAAAGGTAGGCTGATTGTTGAACGGCTGGATGAGAGGAGGGTTATAGGGTTTTGTGGTAGGAAGCACTTCGCCTCCCTGCTTTCCATTACCCACCTATGCCGGTTCACTTCCCATAGCGGGCTTCAAACGCGGACTTCTGCCGCACGTAGTCGGGGTGCTGCCGGGCCTCGTCCCACTTCTGCTTGAAAATGCGCGCAGCGGCAGCCTTTTCGGGGTCCTCGGGGGCACGGGGCAGCTCCGCCCGGCCATGGGCCCCGCTCTGGCCTTTCTTATCGTCCGGCACGGGGCCGTCGTATTTCTTGCCGCCGCGGTGGTTGGCGTAGCGCCGGGCGCGGGTATACCCCATCTGCAGAAACTTGCGAGCCATATCGGCGCCCACAAAATCCTCCTGCCGCAGGTACGCCTCAAACAGCGCATAGATCTGCTCCGACGACTCCCGGGCTACCTCCGGGGTGCGAAAGCGCCAGTGCGGCAGAATCTCGCTTTTATAGGGCTCTACCAGCAGCACGCCCTGCTCACCCTTGCCTACCCGGTACAGCTCGGGCTGCTCCCGCAGGTTGAGGTGCTTGAAATCCTGATCGTAGTTGAACGGCATACCCGGCTATACTTCAGTTGCCAGTTTTCAGTTTCCAGGCAGTTCTTGTTCGAAATACGGGCAACTGCTACCTGGCAACAGGAAACTGAAAACGGACCCGAGTTATCCACTCAGTTAATAACTTTTTAAAAGTCTTTTTTTAAATCTCTTTTTTAATCCCCCATCGTTAGGGGTGTGTATAAGTGGATAAGAATCAGATGTTGTCCACACGCGGAAAACTTGTGGACAAGGCCGGGGTTATACACCCCTAATCCACATCGATTGTGGATTATAAGGGCCTGAAAGTAAAACAACTACCGAAGAAATCAACAATCCACAGGCTTATCCACGAATCCACAATTCACATAAATCCACGATGTGGACAGCGCCGGAAAGCGGGGGAAGTTGTCCACCCTTATCCACCAAGCAGCGGACGGGAAAACGAGCTGTCAGCGGCGGCGCACCTGCAAAAAAACTTTTCCGCAACTTCTCCACGGATTATCCCCAGGTTACGCCGGTATTATCCACAGGTAAAGCTGCCCCATCAGCCGCTGGTGGATAACCC belongs to Hymenobacter sp. J193 and includes:
- a CDS encoding DUF4385 domain-containing protein, with the translated sequence MPFNYDQDFKHLNLREQPELYRVGKGEQGVLLVEPYKSEILPHWRFRTPEVARESSEQIYALFEAYLRQEDFVGADMARKFLQMGYTRARRYANHRGGKKYDGPVPDDKKGQSGAHGRAELPRAPEDPEKAAAARIFKQKWDEARQHPDYVRQKSAFEARYGK